In Phreatobacter stygius, a genomic segment contains:
- a CDS encoding DUF1489 family protein: protein MALHLIKLCVGAESVEDLQEWVDRRMKTYGEQVHTTRMQPKRADELIGEGSLYWVIKGTILCRQKLLGLRPFTDSEGISRCDLLLEPVIVRVQPRRRGPFQGWRYFPASDAPPDMSSGATKGMPQELAKQLTELGLL from the coding sequence ATGGCTCTGCATCTCATCAAGCTCTGCGTCGGCGCGGAATCGGTCGAGGACCTGCAGGAATGGGTCGACCGGCGCATGAAGACCTATGGCGAGCAGGTCCACACCACGCGCATGCAGCCCAAGCGCGCCGATGAGCTGATCGGCGAAGGCTCGCTCTACTGGGTGATCAAGGGCACCATCCTGTGCCGCCAGAAGCTCCTGGGCCTCCGGCCGTTCACCGACAGCGAGGGCATTTCGCGCTGCGACCTGCTGCTCGAGCCGGTGATCGTCAGGGTGCAGCCACGCCGGCGCGGGCCGTTCCAGGGCTGGCGCTATTTCCCGGCCAGCGACGCGCCGCCCGACATGTCGAGCGGCGCGACCAAGGGCATGCCGCAGGAACTGGCCAAGCAGCTGACCGAGCTCGGGTTGTTGTAG